One region of Armigeres subalbatus isolate Guangzhou_Male chromosome 3, GZ_Asu_2, whole genome shotgun sequence genomic DNA includes:
- the LOC134228027 gene encoding secreted protein C-like: protein SSGSSSGSSSGSSSGSSSGSSSGSSSGSSSGSSSGSSSGSSSGSSSGSSSGSSSGSSSGSSSGSSSGSSSGSSSGSSSGSSSGSSSGSSSGSSSGSSSGNSSGSSSGSSSGSSSGSSSGSSSGSSSGSSSGSSSGSSSGSSSGSSSGSSSGSSSGSSSGSSSGSSSGSSSGSFSGSSSGSSSGSSSGSSSGSSSGSSSGSSSGSSSGSSSGSSSGSSSGSSSGSSSGN from the coding sequence tcctccggaagttcctccggaagttcctccggaagttcctccggaagttcctccggaagttcctccggaagttcctccggaagttcctccggaagttcctccggaagttcctccggaagttcctccggaagttcctccggaagttcctccggaagttcctccggaagttcctccggaagttcctccggaagttcctccggaagttcctccggaagttcctccggaagttcctccggaagttcctccggaagttcctccggaagttcctccggaagttcctccggaagttcctccgggaattcctccggaagttcctccggaagttcctccggaagttcctccggaagttcctccggaagttcctccggaagttcctccggaagttcctccggaagttcctccggaagttcctccggaagttcctccggaagttcctccggaagttcctccggaagttcctccggaagttcctccggaagttcctccggaagttcctccggaagttcctccggaagtttctccggaagttcctccggaagttcctccggaagttcctccggaagttcctccggaagttcctccggaagttcctccggaagttcctccggaagttcctccggaagttcctccggaagttcctccggaagttcctccggaagttcctccggaagttcctccgggaat